GCAACTAAGCTGTTGGTATCATTTGTTCTTTGTTCTCTATCCAACTGAGAATTCAAATTCTGAGCTTCAAGTTGCGCAGTCAGCATTTTATTATTCGTCTCTAAAACTTTTATCAAATGTTCCTGCATACTGATGAGCTGATCCTTCTCCACATCACCACCACCCCGACCTCTATCTGGTGAAGGTGATGATCGCCTCCTTCTCTTAGATCCGTCTTCTGATGAACTTACAAACGCTCTTTTATCTGGATTAGAGGTTTGTGCCTGAGTTTCATTCGTCGGGCCTGCAGCAAGATACAATTTCCTTAAACAATGAGTAATCTAGCTATTCCAAACTGTAAGCAACTGTAGGTGCTTACTGAGGTTTGAAAGAAATCGCCTCCTCATTAGGAAGAAATTTTCAGCAACATACTATGAGACTGCTAATATGAGAACCGTCATCATTACAAGTTGAAAAGCACCTCTAGTTAGAGTCTAAGACAGAGGAAACAAAGAAAACCCATCAAATTGATGGTCACTggaagtagtagatcactcaaatGCATAACTATTTAAGAGTTTCTTAACCACGAGTTACTAGATAAGACTACGAAAATGCTCAAATTCTACAACTGCTACAAATCCTAAGATGGACATAAGTGCAGGAATACAAATCTCATTATGTGACTTGTGTCTATTCTTAAGCCAAAAATCCATCAATCCCAACTTAGATTGTGACTTGTTTAAAATCCATCAATCCCAACTCAGATTACATGGACACGAACTGTGGACTGATGGCCATTTCAATTGGCCTAATGTAACAATGATACTGGTATTTGTGTTGGTTTCTGACACTGATAAGAGGTTTCAGGCACCGTGTGTGCCGAAAGGTTGTTGCCGTTTTAGTACATGACATTAATCTAGAATATTATACCTTGCTAGAACACTAGTGTGCTCAATATCTGCAAACAACAGCTAATATTATCATGTGCAAGTACTTGCTCAATTCTGCAAGTGTTGGACACAAAAGTCTTGGTGCTGGTGTATTGAACTGGCCAACTCCTACAGCCCTCCTATATGCCAAAACTCAACTCTTTTGACTCCCTCAAACTAGTAATAAAATGACCTGGTCTATTTTGCAGTGTCAAAAAATAGAAGAAAGCAAATCTTACCTTGactgggagaatctttatatgccACTTGAAATCTCTTTTCTGCATCAAAAAATCAATACAACAATATTTTAGGATTccatttttttatcaaaattgCCACCCAAAATCCCTAAAAACACCACAATCAATGTCTTATTTTGTGTAAAAACCACTTTCATTAGTGATCGGGAAGCCCGTCCTAGAGCCTGCAACACTCtgaattttgattaaaaaaatccCAATTCCCTAAACCCAGccttaaaaatcaaataaaaaattaaaaacaattcAGAAAAAAGAAATTGAACCTGCTGAAATTGGCATAGGCTGAGGAGGTGGAACCATCTTTGAACAAGTCTCCTTGTGACTTTCTCCTCCTCCTCTCTCATcttgaccaccaccaccaccgctaccAGACAGTTGGACAACACCATCATCCTCCCCAACAACTCTTCCCCCACCATCTTCCTGAGTCGCCGTCACCGTTACATCCTCCTCGACAACATCTCCGGTGGCCGCCAAGGGTGCAACAACCCCACCATCtaaaatatcataaacttctCTATCAAAAAAACCAGGCAATTTCCTTTCTCTCCTCAAATCATTCCTCATAACCCAAAAAGACTCAGTCTCTTCCAAAATCTGACTTTCCCATTCCTTAATCTTCTTAAAATCCCCGGCAAGATTACTCCATCGTTTCCTACACTGCACCGGACCACGGTTAACCCCATGATGTTTACAGTACGTAGAAACGGAAGCCCATTTCGGTTCCAACGGATTTGAACCAAAAGCTGAAGAAGAACCGGTACCTGTTCTACCTCTACGGACCCGATTCTCTGCAACTTTTTTTCCCtgtatcaacacaagtatctcaTGTCTTGTCCATCTTGGTAATCTTGGTGGTCTGTTTCCATCATCTGTAGTATTACTGGTGGTGGTAGTGATGGTATTGGTACCTTCCGCGCCGTTATTTACAGCAACGCTTGGAGATTTACCGTCGTCTATTGTATCTGACATGGATAATAACtgtggtttttttttatttttttgactaGAGACGTTCCGTTTTGATGTAACGGGGTGGAGGGGAAGTTCGGGGTTTAGAAGAAAAGGGTCAGTGCCCCCATGAGAGAAAAAGAGAGGAAGATTATTATGAAATATCGAGGGAGGGGGAGGGGGAGGGGGGTTTATTAGAGGGGTGGTTGTGTGGGATTAGGGTTTCTGGGGTTTTAATTAAGAAGAGGTGAGGAGGGTATTAAGATCTTTTACTAATTCTTGTTGATTTGATGATATCAAATAGTGATTTTCCTACCCTTAAAttctttgttttatttatttttgtttttaagagACGGTAGGAATGGGGTCTAAATATGCTTTGTATACAATTCTCACTATCAAAAAAAAGTTAAAAGAAGACAtcactttctttctttctttgagtTGATAAGGCATTACTACCTTCCCTACAAATTAGCCCCCTTCCCCTCAATCTCTCGTTATCTCTTTAATtgactctctctctctcactcacTAATTGGGGAGGATTAGACTAACCATTATAATGGAGTTTTAAGGCACACCACCCCCATTAGTTCTAGTGTTACGGGATTAGATTGACTATTTATTGCACGTTTGGGTATCAGAAGTAGAGGTGTTTTTGCTTCTTCTGTTTTGGATATCAGAAGCTGCTTTTTGATTTTTGGAAGTCGAAAAATCAGAAGTCAGTTTGGTAATATTATTTTAGAACGAATTCTACTTCTCGACTTTTGGAAGCGGGAAAGTCAACTTTTTGtgaaacatttttattttttgaaagtaAAAGTGCTTCTGCTTCTGGTATCTGAACACGCTaagctttacaaaaaaaaaaaatgcttctAAAAGTCGTTTTGAAATTCAATAGTCAAATTGACTTCTAACTTTTTCGACTTCCAGCAATATCCAAATCGGCTATTAGTACGGTCTCGTAATAAATAAAATGAATCGATCAGAACTAAATGTCACttggttaaaatatttttttatgtataattttgattcgattgaataaataattaaaaataaattaaaataatataTCTTTTTatgtataaaaaatatttttgatttaattAATATAACTTATACAAAGCCTTTAGTTGGTAACCTaacaacaagctgagctccaacacctctttgaataacaatgcctaatctatgaaaataaaattaccaaaaccactactagcatcgTTATTAACAATACAATTCTTCaagcgcttgaaaaaacacaaagtattttCACCAAGTTCCCCAAGAATAATATTTttcctaaaaataataaaataactaaatcctggaaaaaaaaaattgattcgatTGACCCCTAATCTTAATTTCCCTAACCTAACTAGAGAAGGATTAGAGAGTTAACCATTTTGATAATAATGGGAAGATGAGTATAGAGGAGGACCACTGCAAAGGGGGGCGGTGTCATACGTGATGCATACATACATTTTGTATTTAGGGGTCACTTATTAGATAGGGTCAGGTCACACACAACTCACGAAATcctatttgtagttattgttaGTTGTCACACGTTTGGATTTATTCGGTGTGTGATTTGTTTAAGGCAAGAAAAAATGTGATGGCCGTGTGGGTTTGCTTGTGTGACTGTGAACCACTTTAAAAACCACTCTTAAGATCCTTTTCTTCCTCTGTCTCTTCTTAATTGGTCCAACTGGTCCAACAATCCTTTTTGTATTCTATtgatgaagacttatagtttcgggCACTTTTGGGTCAAATTTGGTAGCACTTGTTGCATTTTTATATGTAGCCCTAGCGATTTTTTCCGTATACAATCCAAATTATCTAGGAAGGAACTGGCTCACGAGATCTCATTTCCCATTTGGAAATAGTCAATTTCGCATAAATGGTCAAAAATGTTACGAGGATTATAATAGGGTGTTCGAATATCAGAAGAATTATATTTTCATTCTAAAAATCGTTTTgaaattttatatttaaattaacttctttttttttttaacttttagaAATAGAAAAGTTATTTCTAAATGTAAATCCAAACAGGCTGTAAATTTGCTGGGTGTACTTTGGGTGTCATTTCTTGTCATTGTGTTGGCATAATTGCGATTAAATGCTATTAATCAAGGATTCTGTACGATAGGAATGGGAATTTTATACAAGAAAACCTGTTTGATGTCCAACAATCCTTTTTGTATTCTATTGATGATATCTTCTGTAGACTTATAGTTTCAGGCGCTTTTGGGTCAAATTTGGTAGCACTTATTGCATTTTTTATATGTTGCGCTAGTGGTTTTCCCTATACTCTAGGAAGGAACTGGTTCACTGGGTCTCATTTCCCATTGGGGACTAGCAATCCCGTGTGAATAGTCCAATAAGTTAAAAGGATTATAATAGCATGCTTGGATATCAGAATGATCGTATATTATTTCGCCAAAAATCGACTTTTTTACTTGTAGAAGTAGAACTGGTTTGGAAACTGTATAGCCAATCTAGTTAGGGTATAATCTTTTTACTTTTAAAAATCGAAAAAGCTGTTGGCAACTTGGCATAATTATTGCTATTAATCAAGGATTATATGTGTTAGGAATGGGAATTGGAACCTATTGGTGTCTAGACCAAGGCTTTTGTTGGGTGTTGGGTAATGGAGATTCACTGCTTTAAGGTATAGTGTGATAGTGTGattgatttttttagaatttaaaactagAAAGGccaaaaagaagaaaatcatCAAAAGGTTACTCACGCTTTGGGATTTAGAATGATATCCCCCCAATTGCTAGAATTTTGTAGCAGTTGTTGGCTGTATTGGATTGGACAATCCTCCACACTTGATGGAAAGAATAAGAATATGATCTTTCAGGATTTGGAAGGATATCCCAATTAAGAGCCACATTAATTAAGAGATCCTTGTACCCTTGAGATATTAATTATCTACTGCTTCTAAGACCCTTTGCACTGTGTTTCTGACGTGGCACAACATCTTGTCAGCAAATTTCACACTTCTTACGGGAGATTTGGAAATTAAATGAGGACAAAACAGTATGCAATGCAAAGAATGAATGAGGTCAAGGAAGTGCAAAAGCCAAATGGAAGGGTTCGATGTTttgatcttcaatgtttttacctAAAACGTATAAATGCCCATTGAAAGATGAAAGTTTCCTCCTCAATGTTTAAATTGGTACGATAGTGATACTATTGTCCTACGATCTATGGCACTCTCTATGAAAATGATGATTCAAAGctgattattcaacaacaacatgGTATCAATATATTATGGGTATACCGAAGATTTCCTCACATGTTTATTATCATACTATCTCATACTTTAGATTGGTTTTTGCCAATAAAAATTAAACGGTAACGGATTTGAAACTAATATTTTGGTGAAATGTTTCTTTTGCAAAGCTCTACGTTACTACCCAAAATGAGCGTTTCCCGAAATACTAAACCTCACCATCCACTAATCTTAATTTTAATGGTTAAAAATCCGTTAATTTTCAACGGATCATCTTCAAAGTAATAGATGGTGATGTTATACgtctcggaatgaactcatttttAATAGGTATGTAAAGCTTCGCAAGAACaccatattcccaaaatattagctATGAATCCcatatcatttatttatttttcataaaaaaGGTCTAAAGTGTGAGATAGAACATGTGAAGGGATCCTTCTTCTACTAAATTTTATATAACACAAAACATCTTTTATCTTATCTTACATGGAATTTGGTACCCTCCGAAATAGATTAAATTTTTATATTCAGTAAGACAAAATAAATCACATAAAGATCTTATTCAATAATTCAATTACAGAGAGAGCTTAAATCCTTTTAAGGTTTTAATGTTCATCTGATGCTCGAGCAATTCTACGTGTTGTTGTAAATttaatcttgttagagcattgctcggtcgaactcataagtgttgctatctcaagcttgttgtcaaatttagctgtcaaaactatatcttgatttatagcctacaattatagttttgaaaactaaatttgacaacaagcttgagatagcaacacttgtgagttcgaccgagcaatgttctaacagttAAGTCAACACCACTTGTTTTCAAAtctagttgtcaaaactatatcttgatttatagtctacaattGGGTCCAAGCTTATAGCTCAATGGTTTCCCAACAACTCCAGTAAGTAGGAAATCATGGGTTCAATCCCCACCGTAAAGGTTTGTATTAGTGTAGTTGTATAGTTGGGTTATGGCGGGTTGGGTCTAGCAGTGGGGCTAGTCCGACTGGATGGGTTCGAGTATGGGCCTGGGTCTTGCTTTCgggtataaaaaaaaaattatagtctacaattagttaaatctctgactaggatagaaatgtagttgagaaacaatgGATCATgatagtcatcattgcgttctaccatttcaagacgaagatcaaccaaagcttttggagaacttcatcaacaaaagataagtgaagactgaaccacctatatctcaagttatattcatctttctatctttgagacgatgtcgcataactaattagactcttatgcatagacaagaatttcgagtcaagtttaccTTGATAAttaattctcgaaatataatgactaagcttaatgaacatttattcatacttgatgaatttcggttaaggaaaatttattatttggaatcaaaatcatgattcaagtttatcattcgaaaatagcctggaatagtgatatgtgtcattgatgttattcaggaatgtttcgaattgatttagagaaaaatatagaactactatagattcggatacaagatattgttatcagtcttacaaactgagacaACTGTTATAGTTTGAAcatgtattacatgtactcgtacacgtagtggagtagctatatatcgacttacagatttgtaatacacatattcttatgcacatcatgtgaaaatctatttaactcgtgaaccgaatcggtgcatactcgtatgcaaccCATTTTGGAATTGTGGTTACGGAGCCGGGATTAGTATCCAAACCAATACGCAAACTGAAAAAGTTCCATGTTCCCGAACCCGGCTGTGTTCCCAAACCGGTATGTAAACCGTTTCAGTTATGTGAACTTCGGAACAGGTGACAGTCTTAAGGTTTACAAACTGGTACATAAACTTAAAAAGTTCGGTGAACTCCAAAACTTGGTTTAGTTAGATGTTTACATCTGGTATGCGTACTatgactgaaccgactcacgaacgacaatagtatttgtaccttgtacacctactaaccatgtaaATTATATTTCAAGTGCGAttaaaattatttctacgagataatttgcatgtgattaattctctaaaacacTAGGCTTATTTGATCACGTGTATGTGACTCAGGATTAATATCTTATGTGTTCATAAAAATGAATATTAagtttttaagttcaaatcggctagtttcagctaaccatgttgaacatagtccttatacacggttcagttacggtttcacctaaccagagtgtatatcttgcttatgtaaatcatattcaaagattcatttaacagtggatattgtttgcttggttccaaagctatcttagcttaaaatctaaagaaacctatgctttgaatgtctataaaaggagaacttcaagcaactgggaattTTGAATCCCGGCACTACTTTTTAGTGTGTATTAGTTGTATCttgagtcgtcctctccagaaacccttttagggtttaacgactacaaagtcttcatagggattcgtgaagtcaggtccagttatctttccttgatgtatcatgatcttgttcgattgttgatttatcacttgaacaagattgatagaaatcacaaagttctcttcgtctcaaactttgtgattccaccgGTTTATacctgtgaggtgaataataatctaggatgcactcgggttgcataagtccgtattttgaggttagctagactttgtctgttgctatcgatttccacaccCTTGATTAaaactatttgattgtaaaaggagATCATATATATAAGATTAATCTGTGGGAGTAagattggttcaaagtcttcaattgagatgAAGCCACTCATAGTTGATGTGACGTCgcctaagggaatcaattgcatggagtcctgctgggattcaagaggcgtaagaagcacgaatgtaccttaatcggtgggataccttttagggctcagctacattctagtctgaagttaattggtagtacgctagtgtctgtagcagcttaatatagtttgatgttcaatctggactaggtcccaggctgcatttgcggtttcctcgttaacaaaaaatttggtgtctgtgttatttctttttccgcattatgttttttatctctataattgaaatatcacaggttttgcgttgatcaatcatagtagggaaatccgacctagtttgttggacaagacttgattgatttttggatattggtatttggtaccgtccaagtaatctctttgtttttaggttcgcggacttgtttttgtaaacgttctaatcgagagagagagagagagagaactctAGATATTCTTCtctgattgagtttaactctcggagttgtattaagtttgtccatacagattacttaagagaaaaaaatggtggtgtattttggtgcccCCGCATTTCCAAATCTCACTAGTTATTATGTGGTGCATTGGTGAAGAGCGAAATTCGAGAATCCTTAAAGGGAATAATCAATAGGTTGTTCAAACCATTGAGATGTCTAGTGGTACTTAAGGATTTTGCAGATATCTAATATCAAAATACGATATCGGAAGAACTTGTATTTCAAGTCGTTGTAATATGTTTGTTCTAGCTTCGTTTTTTTgtacaatatatatttttttctttttaatgtatTCCACCTGGTTAgcaagagaagaaagagaaaaaaaataaatcatattAATATGAGGGAAATAATAGATTCGACGAGGGAAAGGAATTTGACAAGTTGTGGTAAATGTCAGGTCAAATTCGGAAAGttaaaatttttttatttatttttataaaatgTCAAACCTATATCATCTTTACCTTCTATCTGCATCGCCAAAGTAAACTAGATATGATAAAAACTTTCACTTGATTGGTTTCGGTACGCACcattgattttgatgataacaAATGACAAGCTTTCTTCATGTTCTTAGCTAGGCTCTTTATATACCCGTTAAAAGCCAAAGCTACAACGCAGGATTAACCTATTTTCGAAATTTTGGTTTTCAGTGTTAATATTGATCATCATAGAAAAGTGGGTTTGCTAAAAATGATGAACAAAACCCTCCTTTTCATATGAGATAATCAGAAAGAAGCATCAAACTTGTTATTCTTACACTCACTTGGAAAAagtcttgtttagtttcatactgattttattttttttcctgttttgttTGGTTTTCAGAGTTAATATTGGTCATCATAGAAAAGTGGGTTTGTTGAAAATGATGAACAAAACCCTCCTTTTGATACGAGATAATCATAAAGAAGCATCAAACTTGTTGATTCTTACACTCACTTGGAAAAAAGTCCTGTTTAGTTTCATActcatttgtttttttattttattttctgttttgatTGGTTTTCAGAGTTAATATTGATCATCATAGAAAAGTGAGTTTGTTCTTTGTTGAAAATGATGAAAAAACCCTCCTTTTGATATGAAATAATCGGATAGAAGCATCAACCATGTTGATTCTTACACTCACTTGGAGAAAGTCCTATTTAGtttcatactcattttttttctctattttgaTTGGTTTTCAAAGTTAATATTGATCATCATAGAaaagtgggtttgttaaaaatgatgaaaaaaaccCTCTTTTTGATATGAGATTATCAGAAAGAAGCATCAAACTTGTTATTCTTACACTCACTAGGAAAAAGTAATGTTTAGTTTCATACtcatttttttcatgttttgattgGTTTTCATAGTTAATCTTGATCATCATAGAaaagtgggtttgttaaaaatgaTGAACAAAACCCTCCTTTTGATATGAAATAATCAGATACAAGCATCAAACTTGTTATTCTTACACTCACTTGGAAAAAGTCATGTTTAGTTTCATActcatttgtttttgttttttttcttttgttttgattggTTTTCAGGGTTAATCTTGATCATCATAGAAAAGGGAGGTTgttgaaaatgatgaaaataacCCTCCTTTTAATATGAGATTATCAGAAAGAAGCATCAAACTTGTTATTCTTACATTCACTAGGAAAATTCATGTTTAGtttcatactcattttttttcttctattttgattGGTTTTCATAGTTAATCTTGATCATTATAGAAAGGTGGGTTTGTTGAAAATGATGAACAAAACCCTCTTTTTGATTTGATTATTCAGATAGAAGCATCAAACTTGTTGATTCTTACATTCACTTGGAAAAAGTTCTGTTTATTTCATACTcatttgttttgtgttttttattttttattttttttgattggttttcagATTTAATCATGATCATCATAGAAAATGATGAACAAAAACCTCCTTTTGATATGAAATAATCAGATAGAAGCATCAAACTTGTTGATTCTTACACTCACTTGGATAAAGTCCTGTTTAGTTTCATACTTatgttttttttcctattttgattGGTTTTCAAAGTTAATATGGATCATCATAGAaaagtgggtttgttaaaaatgatgaaaaaaccCTCCTTTTGATATGAGATTATCAGAAAGAAGCATCAAACTTGTTATTCTTACACTCACTAGGAAAAagtcttgtttagtttcatactcattttttttcatgttttgattgGTTTTTATAGTTAATCTTGATCATCATATAAAAGTGGGTTTGTTGAAAATGATGAACAAAACCCTTCTTTTTATATGAAATAATCAGATAGAAGCATCAAACTTGTTATTCTTACACTCACTTGGAAAAAAGTCATGTTTAGTTTCATActcatttgtttttgttttttcttctgttttgatTGGTTTTCAGAGTTAATCTTAATCATCATAGAAAATTGGGTTTGTTGAAATTGATGAAAAAACCCTCCTTTTGATATGGAATAATTAGATAGAAGCATCAAACTTGTTGATTCTTACACTCACTTGGAAAAagtcttgtttagtttcatactcatttttttcctgttttgacGGGTTTTCAAAGTTAATCTTGATCATCATTGAAAATTAAGTGGGTTTGTTGAAAATGATGAAAACCCCTCCTTTTGATATGAAATAATTCAGATAGAAGCATCAAACTTGTTGATTCTTACACTCACTTGGAGAAAGTCCTGTTTAGtttcatactcatttttttttcctatttgaaTTGGTTTTCAAAGTTAATATTGAACACCATAGAAAGTGGGTTTGTTGAAAATGATGAACAAAACCCTCCTTTTGATACGAGATTATCAGAAAGAAGCATCAAACTTGTTATTCTTACATTCACTAGGAAAAAGTCCTGTTTAGTTTCAtgctcattttttttcttctattttgattGGTTTTCATAGTTAATCTTGATCATCATAGAAAAGTGGGTTTGTTGAAAATGATGAATAAAACCCTCTTTTTGATATGATTATTCAGATAGAAGCATCAAACTTGTTGATTCTTACATTCACTTGGAAAAGTTCCGTTTAGTTTCAtactcatttgtttttttttttgattggttttcagATTTGATCTTGATCATCatagaaaatgatgaaaaaaatcCTCCTTTTGATATGAAATAATCAGATAGAAGCATCAAACTTGATGATGCTTACACTCACTTAAAGAAAGTCCTATTTAGTTTCAtactttttttttcctattttgattgattttcaaAGTTAATATGGATCATCATAGAAAAGTGGGTTTGTTGAAAATGATGAACAAAACCCTCCTTTTGATATGAGATAATCAGAAAGAAGCATCAAACTTGTTATTCTTACATTCATTAGGAAAAAGTCCTGTTTAGtttcatactcatttttttttcttcttctgtttgattgGTTTGCATAGTCAATCTTGATCATAATAGAAAAGTGGGTTTGTTGAAAATGATGAACAAAACCTTCCTTTTGATATGAAATAATCAGATAGAAGCATCAGACTTGTTGATTCTTACATTCACTTGGAAAAAGTTCTGTTTAGTTTCATacttatttgtttttgttttgattggttATCAGATTTAATCTTGATCAACATAGAAAATGATGGACAAAAACCTCCTTTTGATATGAAATAATCAGATAGAAACATCACACTTGTTGATTCTTACACTCACTTGGAAAAAGTCTTGATTAGTTTCATACTCAtttgtttatgtttttttcttctgttttgatTGGTTTTCGGAGTTAATCTTGATCATCATAGAAAAGTGGGTTTGTTGAAAATGATGAAAAAACCTTCCTTTTGATATGAAATAATCAGATAGAAGTATCAAACTTGTTGATTCTTACACTCACTTGGAAAAAGTCCTGTTTAGTTTCATACTTTTTTTTCCCTGTTTTGATTGGTTTTCAAAGTTAATCTTGACCATCATTGAAAAGTGGGTTTGTTGAGAATGATGAACTAAACCCACATTTTGATATGAAATAATCCGAAAGGAGTATAAATCGTCAAACTTGTTGTGATTTTTATACTCATTTGGAAAAAGTCTTGTTTAATTCTTATACTTCCATTATCGATTTTTTTATACTAAAAAAtattgttgatttttattttgatttgaaaATTCGTTCCCTTTAGTGCAAAATCATCATGAAAAATTGG
This genomic stretch from Papaver somniferum cultivar HN1 chromosome 5, ASM357369v1, whole genome shotgun sequence harbors:
- the LOC113281184 gene encoding trihelix transcription factor ASR3-like, whose product is MSDTIDDGKSPSVAVNNGAEGTNTITTTTSNTTDDGNRPPRLPRWTRHEILVLIQGKKVAENRVRRGRTGTGSSSAFGSNPLEPKWASVSTYCKHHGVNRGPVQCRKRWSNLAGDFKKIKEWESQILEETESFWVMRNDLRRERKLPGFFDREVYDILDGGVVAPLAATGDVVEEDVTVTATQEDGGGRVVGEDDGVVQLSGSGGGGGQDERGGGESHKETCSKMVPPPQPMPISAEKRFQVAYKDSPSQGPTNETQAQTSNPDKRAFVSSSEDGSKRRRRSSPSPDRGRGGGDVEKDQLISMQEHLIKVLETNNKMLTAQLEAQNLNSQLDREQRTNDTNSLVAVISKLAESISKIADKL